In Electrophorus electricus isolate fEleEle1 chromosome 14, fEleEle1.pri, whole genome shotgun sequence, a single window of DNA contains:
- the adoa gene encoding 2-aminoethanethiol (cysteamine) dioxygenase a: protein MPRDNKSSLIQKIANQAYVTFKSCRSSAIGENKVLLDNKAELTALLTEIRASDLKIAPPKKGSKSSHKPPVTYMHICETDAFSMGVFLLKRGASIPLHDHPGMNGMLKVLYGKVKIMCLDRLEKPPAPGAEAEAVFDPPLSPFQKDALSLCVRRCTGEFTVHSEPCALSPVRDNIHQIDAVDGPAAFLDILAPPYDPAGGRDCHYYRVLQTVARNVDKESDQSRREETWLLEIPQPDGFWCGGETYPGPEVSV, encoded by the coding sequence ATGCCACGGGACAACAAATCTTCTCTTATACAGAAAATAGCAAATCAGGCGTACGTGACGTTCAAGAGCTGCCGCTCTTCTGCTATTGGGGAAAATAAAGTCCTTCTAGATAATAAGGCAGAACTCACCGCCCTGTTGACCGAAATCAGGGCTTCAGACTTGAAAATTGCGCCGCCGAAAAAAGGCTCTAAGTCGAGCCATAAACCCCCGGTCACCTACATGCACATATGCGAGACGGACGCCTTCAGCATGGGGGTGTTCTTGTTGAAAAGAGGGGCGTCCATACCGCTGCACGACCACCCGGGAATGAACGGGATGCTGAAGGTCCTGTACGGCAAggttaaaataatgtgtttggACAGACTGGAAAAGCCGCCTGCTCCAGGCGCCGAGGCTGAGGCTGTGTTCGACCCGCCGTTATCACCTTTCCAGAAGGATGCGCTTTCGCTTTGCGTGCGCAGATGTACCGGCGAGTTCACCGTACACAGCGAGCCTTGCGCGCTGAGCCCCGTGAGAGACAACATCCACCAGATCGACGCGGTGGACGGGCCGGCGGCGTTCCTCGACATCCTGGCACCACCTTACGACCCCGCCGGCGGGCGGGACTGTCACTACTACAGAGTTTTACAGACAGTGGCTAGAAATGTGGACAAGGAGTCGGATCAGAGCCGCAGAGAGGAAACGTGGCTTTTGGAGATCCCGCAGCCGGATGGGTTCTGGTGCGGGGGCGAGACTTACCCCGGTCCCGAGGTTTCCGTCTAG
- the egr2b gene encoding early growth response protein 2b has translation MMTAKTLEKTPVTLGSFGHPLSEGIYSVDEIATSLPPSVTVFQNGDLGGHYDQLSGPSGDGITSGDMSTEKRSVDLSYSSFAQPTAPRNQTFTYMGKFSIDSQYPGNWNPEGVINIVSAGILGMTQPSSASSSPSSSVSPSHFSSTLSCTVAQNQADMEHIYSPPPSYPGCGEVYQDPSAFLSTSTCPMSYPPPSYSSPKPNTDAGLFPIIPEYATFFQPTCQRDMQTIPDRKPFSCPLESFRVPPPLTPLNTIRNFTLGGPMSEGPRLPTAYSPQNLPLRPILRPRKYPNRPSKTPVHERPYPCPAEGCDRRFSRSDELTRHIRIHTGHKPFQCRICMRNFSRSDHLTTHIRTHTGEKPFACDFCGRKFARSDERKRHTKIHLRQKERKSSAPSSSSTTERAISIGTSVVCSSSQ, from the exons ATGATGACCGCTAAAACTTTAGAGAAAACCCCCGTTACTCTTGGCAGCTTTGGCCATCCTCTCTCTGAGGGCATCTACTCGGTTGACGAGATTGCCACATCATTGCCACCATCGGTGACTGTATTTCAGAACGGTGATCTAGGAGGACATTACGACCAGCTAAGCGGACCCTCAGGAG ATGGCATTACCAGCGGGGATATGAGCACAGAAAAGCGCTCCGTCGACCTGTCTTACTCCAGCTTCGCGCAGCCAACGGCTCCTCGCAACCAGACTTTTACCTACATGGGAAAGTTCTCCATCGACTCCCAGTATCCAGGCAATTGGAATCCAGAAGGCGTTATCAACATCGTTAGTGCAGGGATTCTGGGCATGACCCAGCCCTCCTCGGCATCGTCCTCTCCTTCATCATCAGTCTCACCGAGTCATTTCTCTAGCACGCTCAGTTGCACAGTGGCGCAAAACCAGGCGGACATGGAACACATCTACTCCCCTCCTCCGTCATACCCAGGCTGTGGAGAGGTCTACCAAGATCCCTCTGCCTTCCTTTCAACCTCCACCTGTCCCATGTCCTACCCGCCACCGTCTTACTCCTCTCCCAAGCCGAACACCGATGCTGGGCTGTTCCCGATAATCCCAGAGTATGCCACTTTTTTTCAGCCAACTTGCCAGAGGGACATGCAAACTATTCCTGACCGCAAGCCCTTCTCCTGTCCGCTGGAGTCGTTTAGGGTTCCCCCTCCGTTAACGCCACTGAACACTATTAGGAACTTTACGCTAGGTGGACCAATGTCTGAAGGACCCAGGTTGCCCACAGCCTACAGCCCCCAGAATTTGCCTTTAAGACCGATCCTCCGACCCAGGAAGTACCCCAACAGACCCAGCAAGACCCCTGTCCACGAGCGGCCATACCCCTGCCCCGCAGAAGGATGCGACAGGCGGTTCTCCAGATCCGATGAGCTAACCAGACACATTCGAATTCACACAGGACACAAACCCTTCCAGTGTCGGATATGCATGAGAAACTTCAGTCGCAGCGATCACCTGACAACTCATATCCGCACGCACACCGGAGAGAAGCCGTTCGCTTGCGATTTCTGCGGGCGAAAGTTTGCAAGAAGCgacgagagaaagagacacaccAAGATCCATctgagacagaaggagagaaagtcCTCCGCGCCATCTAGCAGCTCTACTACTGAGCGCGCCATCAGCATCGGCACGTCAGTGGTCTGCTCCTCCAGCCAATAA